Proteins from a genomic interval of Ramlibacter algicola:
- a CDS encoding NADPH:quinone reductase: MQAAFYERTGPAREVLQVADFPTPEPAAGEVRVRVLWSGVNPSDVKSRAGLRNPAMPFPRVIPHSDGMGVVDAVGAKVPASRVGQRVWLWNAAWGRAHGTACEFVCLPQEQAVPLPEGVADETGACMGIPGLTALHAVLMDGGVAGKTVLVAGGAGAVGHYAVQMASQLGAARVITSVSTEAKAALAREAGADDVVLYKDEPLARRVLDLTGGRGVDRVIELDLAANAAANLELLKPGGECVVYGSGAPQMQLPFFPLIAKNLQLKFFIVYHLAPTDRERAVGTLTQLLARGRLRHNIAARLPLAEIARAHELVERGEAVGNVVLRAA, translated from the coding sequence ATGCAAGCCGCCTTCTACGAACGCACCGGCCCGGCCCGCGAGGTGCTGCAGGTCGCCGACTTCCCCACCCCCGAGCCCGCGGCCGGCGAAGTGCGCGTGCGCGTGCTCTGGTCCGGCGTGAACCCGTCGGACGTCAAGTCGCGCGCGGGGCTGCGCAATCCGGCCATGCCGTTCCCGCGCGTGATCCCGCACAGCGACGGCATGGGCGTCGTCGATGCAGTCGGCGCGAAGGTTCCGGCTTCGCGCGTAGGGCAGCGGGTGTGGCTTTGGAACGCCGCCTGGGGGCGCGCGCACGGCACCGCGTGCGAGTTCGTGTGCCTGCCGCAGGAGCAGGCCGTGCCACTGCCGGAAGGCGTCGCCGATGAAACCGGCGCCTGCATGGGCATTCCCGGGCTGACGGCCCTGCACGCGGTGTTGATGGACGGCGGCGTGGCGGGCAAGACCGTGCTCGTGGCGGGTGGTGCCGGCGCGGTGGGCCACTACGCCGTGCAGATGGCCAGCCAGCTGGGTGCCGCACGCGTGATCACGTCCGTGAGCACCGAGGCCAAGGCGGCCCTCGCGCGCGAGGCAGGTGCCGATGACGTCGTCCTGTACAAGGACGAGCCGCTGGCCCGGCGTGTCCTGGACCTCACGGGCGGCCGCGGCGTCGACCGCGTGATCGAACTCGATCTCGCCGCCAATGCCGCCGCCAACCTGGAATTGCTCAAGCCCGGTGGCGAGTGCGTCGTCTACGGCAGCGGCGCGCCGCAGATGCAGTTGCCGTTCTTCCCGCTGATCGCGAAGAACCTGCAGCTGAAGTTCTTCATCGTGTACCACCTCGCGCCCACGGATCGCGAGCGCGCCGTCGGGACGCTCACGCAGTTGCTGGCGCGCGGCCGCCTGCGACACAACATCGCGGCTCGCCTGCCGCTGGCGGAAATCGCCCGCGCGCACGAACTCGTCGAGCGCGGCGAGGCGGTCGGGAACGTCGTGCTGCGCGCAGCCTAG
- a CDS encoding DNA-formamidopyrimidine glycosylase family protein produces the protein MPEGPSLVILRDAARVFEGKRILRVEGNTKLDKDLLRGRTIQSIRSWGKHFLVELPTVALRIHLLMFGSYCIDSRKDKPLRIGLGFAQGRELNFYSCAARLEEIPIDLLYDWSADVMSEHWDPHQARDRLLSLPDMYACDALLDQSLFAGVGNIIKNEVLFRIRVHPLSLVGALPSAKLDELVREARNYSFDFLEWKKQFVLRKHWLAHTKRTCPRCDIPFHKGHLGVSDRRSFWCERCQLLYE, from the coding sequence ATGCCCGAAGGCCCCTCGCTCGTCATCCTGCGCGACGCCGCCCGCGTCTTCGAAGGCAAGCGCATCCTGCGCGTCGAGGGCAACACCAAGCTCGACAAGGACCTCCTGCGCGGCCGCACCATCCAGTCGATCCGCAGCTGGGGCAAGCACTTCCTGGTGGAACTGCCCACGGTGGCGTTGCGCATCCACCTGCTGATGTTCGGCAGCTACTGCATCGACAGCCGCAAGGACAAGCCGCTGCGGATCGGCCTCGGCTTCGCGCAGGGCCGCGAGCTCAACTTCTACAGCTGCGCGGCGCGGCTGGAGGAGATCCCGATCGACCTGCTGTACGACTGGAGCGCGGACGTGATGTCCGAGCACTGGGACCCGCACCAGGCGCGCGACCGGCTGCTGTCGCTGCCGGACATGTACGCCTGCGACGCGCTGCTGGACCAGTCCCTGTTCGCGGGCGTCGGCAACATCATCAAGAACGAGGTGCTGTTCCGCATCCGCGTGCACCCGCTGTCCCTCGTGGGGGCTCTGCCATCGGCCAAGCTGGACGAGCTGGTGCGCGAGGCGCGCAACTACAGCTTCGACTTCCTCGAATGGAAGAAGCAGTTCGTGCTGCGCAAGCACTGGCTCGCGCACACCAAGCGCACCTGCCCGCGCTGCGACATTCCCTTCCACAAGGGACACCTGGGCGTGAGCGACCGCCGCAGCTTCTGGTGCGAGCGCTGCCAGCTGCTCTACGAGTGA
- a CDS encoding aldo/keto reductase has protein sequence MNLVQLGTSDLRVTPICLGTMTFGEQVAEADAHAILDRALERGINFIDTAEMYSVPARRETYGATESIIGRWFAKNPSARGKVVLATKVAGPSRGMPWVREGAGMTAQDIVRSCEGSLRRLQVDTIDLYQIHWPERNTPMFGSLYYDPAKERSQTSIHEQLEAMQRLVREGKVRHVGVSNETPYGVHEFVRLAEQHGLPRIATVQNVYCLVSRFLENGLDETMKRLDVSLLAYSPLGFGLLTGKYDEAGIDGPQTPRDARIGKFESVRGGRWGRPEALAAARRYNQLAREHGLAPARMALAFCYTKWQVASTIIGVRTLAQLDENLDAWGTTLSPELLAAIDKIRWEVRDPAN, from the coding sequence ATGAACCTCGTCCAGCTCGGCACCAGCGACCTTCGCGTCACGCCCATCTGCCTCGGCACCATGACCTTCGGCGAGCAGGTCGCCGAAGCCGACGCCCACGCCATCCTCGATCGCGCCCTGGAGCGCGGCATCAACTTCATCGACACCGCGGAGATGTACTCGGTGCCTGCCCGCCGCGAGACCTACGGCGCCACGGAGTCGATCATCGGCCGCTGGTTCGCGAAGAATCCATCCGCGCGCGGCAAGGTCGTGCTCGCCACCAAGGTCGCCGGTCCGTCGCGCGGCATGCCCTGGGTGCGCGAAGGCGCCGGCATGACCGCGCAGGACATCGTCCGCTCCTGCGAAGGTTCGCTGCGGCGCCTGCAGGTGGACACCATCGACCTGTACCAGATCCACTGGCCGGAGCGCAACACGCCGATGTTCGGGAGCCTGTACTACGACCCGGCCAAGGAGCGCTCGCAGACCTCCATCCACGAGCAGCTGGAAGCGATGCAGCGGCTGGTGCGCGAGGGCAAGGTGCGGCACGTCGGCGTGTCCAACGAGACGCCGTACGGCGTGCACGAATTCGTGCGGCTGGCGGAGCAGCACGGCCTGCCGCGCATCGCCACCGTGCAGAACGTCTACTGCCTGGTGAGCCGCTTCCTGGAGAACGGCCTCGACGAGACGATGAAGCGCCTGGACGTCTCGCTGCTCGCGTATTCGCCGCTCGGCTTCGGCCTGCTCACGGGCAAGTACGACGAGGCCGGCATCGACGGCCCGCAGACACCGCGCGACGCGCGCATCGGCAAGTTCGAGTCCGTGCGAGGCGGCCGCTGGGGCCGGCCCGAGGCGCTGGCCGCCGCGCGCCGCTACAACCAGTTGGCGCGCGAGCACGGCCTGGCGCCCGCGCGCATGGCGCTGGCCTTCTGCTACACGAAGTGGCAGGTGGCCAGCACGATCATCGGCGTGCGCACATTGGCGCAGCTGGACGAGAACCTGGACGCCTGGGGCACGACGCTGTCGCCCGAATTGCTGGCCGCGATCGACAAGATCCGCTGGGAAGTGCGCGACCCGGCGAATTGA
- a CDS encoding aminoacyl-tRNA deacylase — MAKKDHVSETPATARLRACGVDFTEHPYEYVEHGGAEHSAQVLGFDPFSVVKTLVMEDEKARPLLVLMHGNRKVSTKNLARQVGAKSIEPCKPEVANRHSGYLVGGTSPFGTRKEMPVYVEETILGLPRICINGGRRGFLVGIEPKVLVDVLGATPVHCALDG, encoded by the coding sequence ATGGCCAAGAAGGACCACGTCAGCGAAACACCCGCCACCGCGCGACTCAGGGCGTGCGGGGTGGACTTCACCGAGCACCCGTACGAGTACGTCGAACATGGCGGCGCGGAGCACAGCGCGCAGGTGCTGGGCTTCGACCCGTTCTCGGTGGTCAAGACGCTGGTGATGGAGGACGAGAAGGCGCGGCCGTTGCTGGTGCTGATGCACGGCAACCGCAAGGTGTCCACCAAGAACCTCGCGCGGCAGGTCGGCGCGAAGTCGATCGAGCCCTGCAAGCCGGAAGTCGCGAACCGGCACAGCGGCTATCTCGTGGGTGGCACGTCGCCGTTCGGCACGCGCAAGGAGATGCCGGTCTACGTCGAGGAAACCATCCTGGGCCTGCCTCGCATCTGCATCAATGGCGGCCGCCGCGGCTTCCTGGTGGGCATCGAGCCGAAGGTGCTGGTCGACGTGCTCGGCGCCACGCCGGTGCACTGCGCGCTCGACGGCTGA
- the plsY gene encoding glycerol-3-phosphate 1-O-acyltransferase PlsY, which produces MDTLYPTLAAIAAYLVGSLAFAVIVSRAMGLSDPRTFGSKNPGATNVLRSGSKAAAITTLLLDACKGLLPVLAVRAWGRPYGLDEGTVALVALGAFLGHLYPVFFRFQGGKGVATFIGAVFGIHWLLGVATGLTWLAIAFFFRYSSLASLVAAVFAPAYYLFGHRLQWYAETPVALALAAMALLLAWRHRENIKRLVAGTESKLGSKKQS; this is translated from the coding sequence GTGGACACGCTTTATCCGACCCTCGCCGCCATCGCCGCCTACCTCGTCGGATCACTCGCCTTCGCGGTGATCGTCAGCCGCGCGATGGGCCTGTCCGACCCGCGCACCTTCGGCAGCAAGAACCCCGGGGCGACCAACGTGCTGCGCTCCGGCAGCAAGGCGGCCGCCATCACGACGCTGCTGCTCGATGCCTGCAAGGGCCTGCTGCCCGTGCTGGCCGTGCGGGCCTGGGGCAGGCCGTATGGCCTGGACGAAGGCACGGTGGCCCTCGTGGCACTGGGCGCTTTCCTCGGCCACCTGTATCCCGTGTTCTTCCGCTTCCAGGGCGGCAAGGGCGTCGCGACCTTCATCGGCGCGGTGTTCGGCATCCACTGGCTGCTGGGCGTCGCGACCGGCCTGACGTGGCTGGCCATCGCGTTCTTCTTCCGCTACTCCTCGCTCGCATCGCTGGTCGCCGCGGTGTTCGCGCCGGCGTACTACCTGTTCGGCCACCGTCTGCAGTGGTACGCCGAAACCCCCGTCGCCCTGGCGCTCGCCGCCATGGCGCTGCTGCTCGCATGGCGCCACCGCGAAAACATCAAGCGGCTGGTGGCGGGAACCGAGTCGAAGCTCGGGTCGAAGAAGCAGTCCTGA
- a CDS encoding retropepsin-like aspartic protease family protein: MIDRPLRRVAAGLVLLLAGSAWAESVALQGMLGNRALLIVNGGTPKAVAPGDTHQGVKVISTQGDQAVLESGGKRYTLRVGEAPSSVGAGDAGGPSGRKIVLNAGTGGHFMSDGAINGKPAYFMVDTGASVVSLGSGDAERLGIDYKSGQPVRLSTANGTSMGWRILLASVRIGDVEVSNVDAVVGQAPMPYILLGNSFLTRFQMRRDNDQLVLERRF; encoded by the coding sequence GTGATTGATCGCCCCCTGCGCCGCGTCGCGGCGGGCCTGGTGCTGCTGCTGGCCGGCAGCGCGTGGGCCGAATCCGTCGCCCTGCAGGGCATGCTGGGCAACCGCGCGCTCCTGATCGTCAATGGTGGCACGCCGAAGGCGGTGGCGCCCGGCGACACGCACCAGGGCGTCAAGGTCATCTCCACCCAAGGCGACCAGGCCGTGCTGGAAAGCGGCGGCAAGCGGTACACGCTGCGCGTCGGCGAGGCGCCCTCGAGCGTCGGCGCCGGCGATGCCGGCGGCCCGTCCGGCCGCAAGATCGTGCTGAACGCGGGCACCGGCGGCCACTTCATGTCCGATGGCGCCATCAACGGCAAGCCGGCGTACTTCATGGTGGACACGGGCGCTTCCGTCGTGAGCCTGGGCTCCGGCGACGCCGAGCGCCTGGGCATCGACTACAAGTCCGGCCAGCCGGTGCGCCTGTCCACGGCCAACGGCACCTCCATGGGCTGGCGCATCCTGCTGGCGAGCGTGCGCATCGGCGACGTCGAAGTGAGCAATGTCGACGCCGTCGTCGGCCAGGCGCCGATGCCCTACATCCTCCTGGGCAACAGCTTCCTCACCCGCTTCCAGATGCGCCGCGACAACGACCAGCTGGTTCTCGAGCGGCGGTTCTAG
- a CDS encoding YajQ family cyclic di-GMP-binding protein, which translates to MPSFDTVCEPNMVEVRNAVDNTAKEIATRFDFKGTSAAIELKEKEITLHGDADFQLGQVLDILMNKMAKPDSKGNPRLDPRFLDKGKIEKVGGDKVKQVVKVRSGIESEHAKKVQKLIKDSKLKLQASIQGDAVRVTGAKRDDLQAAMALIRKDISDLPLTFDNFRD; encoded by the coding sequence ATGCCGTCATTCGACACTGTCTGCGAGCCGAACATGGTCGAAGTCCGCAACGCGGTCGACAACACGGCCAAGGAGATCGCGACGCGCTTCGACTTCAAGGGCACGTCGGCCGCCATCGAGTTGAAGGAGAAGGAGATCACGTTGCATGGCGACGCCGATTTCCAGCTCGGGCAGGTGCTCGACATCCTGATGAACAAGATGGCCAAGCCGGACTCCAAGGGCAATCCGAGGCTCGATCCTCGATTCCTGGACAAGGGCAAGATCGAGAAGGTCGGCGGCGACAAGGTCAAGCAGGTCGTGAAGGTCCGCTCCGGCATCGAGTCCGAGCACGCCAAGAAGGTGCAGAAGCTCATCAAGGACAGCAAGCTGAAGCTGCAGGCGTCCATCCAGGGTGACGCGGTGCGCGTCACCGGCGCGAAGCGCGACGACCTGCAAGCCGCGATGGCGCTGATCCGCAAGGACATCAGCGACCTGCCGCTGACGTTCGACAACTTCCGTGATTGA